The following are encoded together in the Candidatus Delongbacteria bacterium genome:
- a CDS encoding response regulator, producing MPDKEILIIDDDVRILDMLNELFENVLNIEAETAVNGLDGLNKIDRRAQLSKGQFKLIITDYSMPEMDGITFTEIVNRRYPTLPVVMMSAYNESVTLLPRIRLHKYFTKPLDIPKFIKTIEGVIRA from the coding sequence ATGCCAGATAAAGAGATTCTTATAATAGATGATGATGTTAGGATCCTTGATATGCTCAATGAACTATTTGAGAATGTACTTAATATTGAGGCAGAGACAGCTGTAAATGGTTTAGATGGATTGAATAAAATTGATAGACGTGCTCAACTTTCTAAAGGTCAGTTTAAGTTAATAATCACAGATTATTCTATGCCTGAGATGGATGGGATTACATTTACTGAGATTGTAAACAGAAGATATCCGACGTTACCAGTTGTAATGATGTCAGCATATAATGAGTCAGTTACTTTATTGCCAAGAATCAGATTGCATAAGTATTTTACAAAGCCTCTTGATATACCGAAATTTATTAAAACTATAGAAGGTGTCATAAGAGCTTAG
- a CDS encoding nucleoside deaminase: MNNKFQKKHLMKAFDLAISSKNNGEIPVGVIIVKNETIIASATNCIEKSNNALKHAEIIALEEAQRITKNRFLNGCDLYVTLEPCIMCLGAILLSRIDNLYFSSFDERFGFFSTTQNLNVIKRLNSKFCFYGGLYKYAGETLIKSFFHELRQKKSVKDES; encoded by the coding sequence GTGAATAACAAATTTCAAAAAAAACATCTGATGAAAGCTTTTGATCTTGCAATCAGCTCAAAGAATAACGGAGAGATACCAGTTGGAGTGATAATCGTTAAAAATGAAACGATAATAGCATCCGCAACAAACTGCATCGAAAAAAGCAATAACGCCTTAAAACATGCAGAAATTATAGCATTAGAAGAAGCCCAAAGAATTACAAAGAATCGCTTTCTTAATGGATGTGATCTGTATGTTACTCTTGAACCATGTATTATGTGCTTAGGAGCAATCTTATTATCACGGATAGACAACCTGTATTTCTCCTCGTTTGACGAAAGGTTTGGTTTTTTTTCGACAACACAAAATCTAAACGTCATAAAAAGGCTTAATAGTAAATTTTGCTTTTATGGAGGATTATACAAATATGCTGGAGAAACTTTAATTAAAAGCTTTTTTCACGAATTGAGACAGAAAAAATCAGTTAAAGATGAGAGTTAG
- a CDS encoding PTS sugar transporter subunit IIA gives MFLGLEEAAGLLSTNVETLKRWVRQGSIISHRIGDEVKFDVDELRKWSRKNKIAFKEPEKINNIVEHNTPLIKALENGFYFSYNEKRDFFDFYLYVASKIAAHLPCNVSDEALFKSFISREKTVPTVITANIAIPHPKITGEFGVEKSFIFLVKCSNPIKFPTEIDEESREVSLFFFILSKDTQDHIKILANIARICSSSDLFIELNSIEDKNSLLKKFYDLEEEILQKKK, from the coding sequence ATGTTTCTTGGATTAGAAGAAGCTGCGGGATTACTATCTACCAATGTTGAAACTTTAAAAAGATGGGTTAGGCAAGGTAGTATTATCAGTCATAGGATTGGTGATGAAGTAAAATTTGATGTTGATGAGTTGAGAAAATGGTCAAGAAAAAACAAGATTGCTTTCAAAGAACCAGAAAAGATAAATAATATAGTTGAACACAATACTCCTTTAATTAAAGCTTTAGAAAATGGGTTTTACTTCAGTTATAATGAGAAGAGAGATTTTTTTGATTTTTATCTGTATGTAGCTTCTAAAATTGCTGCCCATCTTCCATGTAATGTTTCTGATGAAGCACTATTTAAAAGTTTTATCAGCAGGGAGAAAACAGTTCCGACTGTTATCACTGCAAATATAGCAATTCCACACCCGAAAATCACAGGTGAATTTGGAGTTGAAAAGTCATTTATTTTTTTGGTCAAATGTTCAAACCCTATAAAATTTCCAACTGAAATTGATGAAGAAAGCAGAGAAGTTTCACTTTTCTTTTTTATATTGAGTAAGGACACACAGGATCACATTAAAATTCTTGCCAATATTGCCAGAATTTGTAGTTCTTCTGATTTGTTTATAGAGCTTAATAGCATTGAAGATAAAAATAGTTTATTGAAAAAATTTTATGATTTAGAAGAAGAAATATTGCAAAAGAAAAAATGA
- a CDS encoding chloride channel protein, protein MKRIVSYTAESILHRFGEKGLLVTISVIIGLICAILAVLLKESVHYGYEFVKELLDMPMGFLIPGIGALLSVIFLRYFVKDFMGHGIPDVLLSIVKKGGLLKGWDTFSRMVSSFFTVSAGGSAGLEGPIVFTGSAVGSNIATFFNLRENHRIILIGAGTAAAISAIFNAPLTGMVFALEVMLSEWTARTIIPTAIASIVATESSRLMVGNFIAFESPFASMHTTDLIAASVLGVITGLISVAFIRGLDVGEHFFQRFFKNPLLRAFIGGTIVGLLFLIVPKSLGDGHSVVKEIISGFSEEGIWVVLLLVIFKFFASISTLSSGGSGGIFAPGLFLGASVGLFFGRLINSLPPFLRFSSPESYALVGMAGLIAGILQAPLTGMFLVLEITNGYNFILPLILVSVISMIVSNIFEDGSIYTRHLIEENILERTGSDGRILSELDISEILETDCQVVDESTMLRDFIDVIKGSKRNQFIVTEQRTGKYIGIIFIHEVRQILFETDLYNIITVTELIKTGITPVKTGSSLKEIIDQFEQSNAFTLPVVDKESERYIGLISKATLFTKYRQELLVQSVKD, encoded by the coding sequence ATGAAAAGAATAGTAAGTTATACTGCAGAATCAATTCTGCACAGATTTGGAGAAAAGGGTCTTCTGGTTACTATATCTGTAATTATTGGACTGATATGTGCGATTTTAGCCGTCTTATTGAAAGAAAGTGTTCACTATGGCTATGAATTTGTTAAAGAGCTACTTGATATGCCAATGGGATTTCTAATTCCTGGTATAGGTGCATTATTAAGCGTAATTTTTTTACGATATTTTGTTAAAGATTTTATGGGTCATGGTATACCTGATGTTCTTTTATCAATTGTTAAAAAAGGAGGGCTTTTAAAAGGGTGGGATACTTTTTCTCGAATGGTTTCCTCTTTTTTTACAGTATCAGCAGGCGGTTCTGCTGGACTTGAAGGTCCTATTGTATTTACAGGTTCTGCAGTTGGTTCAAATATCGCTACATTTTTTAACCTTAGAGAAAATCATAGGATTATTCTTATTGGAGCTGGAACTGCAGCCGCGATTTCAGCAATTTTCAATGCTCCATTAACAGGTATGGTTTTCGCCTTAGAAGTTATGCTAAGTGAATGGACAGCCAGAACAATTATCCCTACTGCCATTGCTTCCATTGTCGCTACAGAATCCAGCCGATTGATGGTAGGAAATTTTATTGCCTTTGAATCTCCTTTTGCCAGTATGCATACAACAGACCTTATAGCTGCAAGTGTTTTGGGTGTCATAACTGGGTTAATTTCAGTAGCATTTATTAGAGGACTTGATGTAGGAGAACACTTTTTTCAAAGATTTTTTAAAAATCCACTTCTCAGAGCCTTTATTGGAGGTACAATTGTTGGTCTTCTATTTTTAATTGTACCAAAATCTTTAGGTGATGGTCACAGTGTAGTAAAAGAGATTATTTCTGGTTTTAGTGAAGAGGGCATTTGGGTAGTTTTACTTTTAGTAATTTTCAAATTTTTCGCTTCAATTTCAACTTTAAGCTCTGGAGGATCTGGAGGTATTTTCGCTCCTGGTCTATTTCTTGGAGCATCAGTTGGTCTTTTCTTCGGAAGATTGATCAATAGCCTTCCTCCATTTCTGAGATTTTCATCACCAGAATCCTACGCTCTTGTAGGTATGGCTGGTTTAATAGCTGGTATCCTTCAAGCTCCACTAACCGGAATGTTTTTAGTTCTTGAGATTACCAATGGTTACAACTTTATTCTTCCATTGATTCTAGTATCAGTTATATCTATGATAGTGAGTAATATATTTGAAGATGGTTCCATATACACTAGACATTTAATTGAAGAAAATATTTTGGAAAGAACAGGAAGTGACGGTAGAATTTTATCAGAGCTTGATATTTCAGAGATTTTGGAAACTGATTGCCAAGTCGTTGACGAATCCACAATGTTGAGAGATTTTATTGATGTGATAAAAGGTTCTAAGAGAAATCAGTTCATTGTAACAGAACAAAGGACGGGAAAATATATCGGTATAATTTTTATTCACGAAGTTAGACAAATTTTATTTGAAACAGATCTTTATAATATCATTACAGTTACTGAATTAATCAAGACCGGTATTACGCCAGTTAAAACAGGTTCTTCCCTTAAAGAGATTATTGATCAATTTGAACAATCAAACGCATTTACCCTTCCAGTAGTAGATAAAGAATCTGAAAGGTATATTGGTCTTATCTCTAAGGCAACTCTCTTTACAAAATATAGACAGGAGCTTCTTGTCCAATCTGTAAAAGACTAG